One Archangium violaceum genomic window, CTTGCTCTCCAATGCGCAGGAACTCGTTCTTCAGTCCATGGCGGCGGAAGTGACGCTCATCATGGACAAGTTGGCTGGCATCGGCGACAGCAGTGCCCACCACGCGAAGATGCGAAAGGGGCTGGTCAACATGATGTCGTGGTTGGAGGAGAACGCGAGGTCCGCTCTCGCCGTGCTCCCGCCACAGCGGGACCTGAGTTATCTGGAGGTCACGCTCTTCTGTCTCGTGACCCATCTGGAGTTTCGGGAGGTCTTGCCGACTGCCTCCTACCCTGAGTTGAAGAAATTCTGTCAGCAGTTCTCGACACGAGCCTCAATCGACGAGACCGCGTATCGCTTCGACTCCACTCCATGACGAGGAGGGGTTGCTCATCCACTGACAGCTCCAGGGTTCATGGCCTGGCACGGAGATCGTCAGCCGGGTCGAGCACATCGGCGCGTCGGCCAGACGCACCCACGCGCGCAGCTGCGTGCGTCTCGCGAAGTGGAATTCACCCGTTTCATTCGTGCTCGTTCGGAATGAGGCTTCGCGGTCGGAGTGGATCTCCATGACAATCTCCGCGCCGGTGATGGGACGACCATCCGATTGGGCAATCACCCTTCCCTGGATGTCCGGGTGCAGCGGGACGCGATTCGGGATGGGCAGGCAGCCTGTCAGGCCGAGGAGTGTCAAAAGGAGCGCGCGCGGATTTCTCATCCTATGGGGCACTACTTACGCGCGGCCACCGCGCCCGAGAGATCGGGTTTCTCCGTCGGGGTCGTGGGCGCCGCGCCCAGGTGCGGGTCGTTGACGCTGTCGACAATGGCGACCATGTCCCCCACCTGGAGCGCGTCGTAGAGGGCGAGGATGGCGGCATCATCGTGGCGGATGCACCCGTGCGAGACATCCTGGCCGAGCTGGGCGGGAGCGTTGGTGCCGTGGAGCTCCTCTCCCGAGCGCGAGCCATCCGCCCACGAGAGGTCGATGAGGCGGGGCCCGAAGACGGGGCCACCCCACAACTTCTTGCCCAGGGCGTGCGCCTGCGCCTCGTTGAGCTTGCCCGTCACCTTCTTCAATCCGGAGTCCGTCTTCGTGTGGCGAGCGCCCACCGCGTTGCCGAAGAGACCCTGGAGCTGGCCCTGGGGGTCGAAGAGGTAGGTCCGGTGCTCGTCCTTCACCACGACGACGCGCACGGGCGTGCCCTTGTAGCGCGGCGCCGGGAGGTGCTGGGTCTGGCTCCGCTGTCCCGGTGCCGGGGCGAGCGCATCCAGGGCCCGCAGGGTGGCGGCATCCACCACGCCGGTGGGTTGCACTTCGGGGAAGGCCGAGCGGGCGTGTGTCTGGAAGTTGCGTACCGCCTTGGCGGACTGCGGGCCGAAGGCGCCATCCGCGCCTCCATGCAGGCTGAAGCCCATGTCGGCCAGGGCCTGCTGTACGGCGCGCACGCCGGGCCCCTTGGCACCCGTGCCGAGTGTGGCTTTTCCCGCGAGTACGCCCGTCAGGTCCGGTTGGCTGGCGAAGCGTTCGTTGCGCAGCGCGGCGATGGGGGGCGTCGAGGAGCCAGTGGAATCAGCGGTCATGGAGGACCTCGCAATGGGAGAGAATGTGAGCGATGGCGTTCGAGCCTAGCGACTTTCGACACGTCTGGGGATTACACATCGCGGTTTCATGAGCACCGAGACCGATCCCATCCTCTACCGTGAGACCACGCCCCTCCTCGTCCCGCAGGTGACGCTGGAGGGGCTCGCGGTGCGCCTGGAGCCGTTGGCGATGAGCCATGCGCCCGCCCTGGCCGCCGTGGCCGAGCCCGACATCTTCGAGAACTTCAACACGGTGCTGCGCACGCTCCAGGACATGGAGTCGTACATCTCCGACGCGCTGGAGGCGACGGCGCGCGGAGTGGAGCGGCCCTTCGTCATCATCGAGAAGCAGACGGGCTCGCCGGTGGGCAGCACGCGCTACCTGGACATCCAGCGCAAGCACCGCACGCTGGAGATCGGCAGCACGTGGTTGGCGAAGCGGGTCTGGCGCTCGCGGGTGAACACCGAGTGCAAGTACCTGCTGCTGCGGCACGCCTTCGAGGAGCTGAAGGTGATGCGGGTGCAGCTCAAGACGGACCGGCGCAACGCGCGCTCGCGGGCGGCCATCGAGCGCCTCGGCGCGCGCTTCGAGGGCATCCTCCGCCAGCACATGCTGGTGCGTGGCGGCGTGGTGCGCGATACGGCCTACTACGGCATCATCGACGGCGAATGGCCCGAGGTGAAGGCGCGGCTGGAGCGGATGCTGGCCGAGCGCTGAGCGTGCCTCAGGACCGCATCGCTCGCTCGAGGGTGTCTTCCACCAGGCCCACCCGGATGGAGGGAAGGCAGAGACGCTCGGCCCGCTGGCGTCCCGCGCGTCCCAGGGCCTGTCTCACGCCGGGGTCAGCCACCCAGCGCGCGAGCACCTCGGTGACCGCGTCCGCACGGGGCTGCACCCGGGCCCCACAGTGCTCGTCGACGATCTCCCGGGCCCCTCCGATGTCCGTCGTCAGCACGGGGAGGCCCGCGTACATCGCCTCGATGAAGACGATGCCGAAACCCTCGGGCACGACATTGGGGTGGCAGAACACGTCCGCGCCGGTGAGCAGCCGGGGGATGTCGGAGCGCTGGCCGAGGAAGCGCACCCGCTCCGTCAGTCCACGTTCGGCCACCTGGGCCCGCAGGCGCTCCAGGTAGGACTGCTCCTCGGGACGCTGGGCGCCGCCCACCAGCCAGCACTCCCAGGCCCCGTCACGTTCCAGCCGCGCGAGCGCCTCCACCAGGAGCGCGTGCCCCTTGCCCGGCTCCATCCGACTCACCTGGAGGATGACCGTCGTTGCCTCGGCCACACCCAGCTCCTGGCGGACCGCCTGACGTACCCCGGGCTCCTTCGGGGTTCGGTCCTCGACGGGGCAGCCGGCGACGAGCGGCGTGAGCCGGGGCATGAGAGCGGAGGCGGACGCGGCCGAGAACTCCGAGTTGGCCAGGAGGGCTCGCGGAGGGAAGCGGGCCGTCAGCGCGTCCAGCCGGTTGTGACGGTCCATCTGCCCGTGCACGAAGAGAGCCTGCCGGTAACCGGTCAGCGCCGGAGCCGCGACGAGCTTCAGCCACGTGGAGTGGGAGAGCACCAGGTCCGGGCGCCACGTGCTCAGCAGCCGGCGCAGCCGGAGCTGGGGCCCGACGAGCGTCCAGGGGCGCCCCAGCCGCGCCGCGCCGAGCACCTCCACGTCGGCTCCCGCGGCCCGCAGCTCCGAGGCCAGTCGGCCCTCGAAGAACAGCGCGAAGCGGTGCTCCAGCCGCCGGGGCGAGCGCGCCAGCGTGACGAGGAAGGTCTCCACGCCTCCGTACAGGTTTCCCGCCGCCAGATGAAGCACTCGGCCCGCCACGTTGCCTCCTCGCTGTCTCGTCCTGGCGCGTCCTTTTGCCACATCTGGTGGGCGAGTGAGGAAGCGTCGTGGCGTGTGGCGCGAACCGTTGGTTGGGACTCGACCGGCCGCCTGGTTGCGGACCCTTCCCCGGGGGGGTGTTAGGGTGTGCTCGATGGCTTCCGCTTCGTCTCCTCGTTTCGTCATGGGCGCGCTCGCCGCGCTGGGGCTCCTCGCCGGTTGTGGCCGCACCGTGGCCGAGCCCGTCACCCTCGCGGACCTGAAGGACCGCACCCTCCAGTTCGTCCTCACGGACGTGGACTCGCTGGAGCGGGACTCGTCCGTCGGTGCCTACCGCTTCACCTTGAAGTTCTCCGAAGGCTCCTCCTGCGCGCGGCTCACCGAGGGCGTCACCGCCTCCTTCAACGGTCAGCCCATGAAGCTCTCGCTCGGCGGTGTCCCCGACACCGGCGCCGGTGGGCGCGACGTCTGCGAGGTCCCGAGCGCCACCTTCGACTTCGATCCCTCGCAGTGGAACGACGAGCCCACCGAGGACATCCGCGTCATCCTCCAGGACGACACCCACTCCGTGCTGCTCGTCCTCCAGGACGCCAAGGCCAAGCGGCGCTTCCTGCGCAGCGGCGGCACCGCCGGCACGCTGCGGCGCGGGCAGACCCATACCTACGTGTGGCTGCCCGAGACCGATACCGTCCAGGAGGGAACCGTGCAGGCGAGCCTCGTCCATGAGGCCAGTGCCACCGTGGCCGACCTCGACGTGAAGCAGGAAGGCAACGCGGCCCTCCTCACCGTTCCCGCGGGCACCGTCGAGGCCAGATACGTCCTGCGCCTGAGTGGCACCGCCGCCCCACGGGTGCTCACCTGCGAGGGCGTGGCCGGCTGCGCGGGCGCCCTCTTCCACTCCGAGGACGTGGAGGTTTCCGTCACGAACTGAGCCCGCCAGCCCTCCCGGCAAGGGTCCCTACCCCGGCGGTTGCCGGGGTCCGATGCTCTCCCCACCGTGGGCAGGGTAGTCAACACGAGAGGACCCATTCCATGGCTCAGAAGAATCCCCGCGAAGCAGGACCCAAGCCTCCTCTGCCCGGCCAGGAGCAGTCGCACCCTGGCCTCGAGACGGAGATGACGCCCGAGCCGGACTACGGCCTCACTTCCTACAAGGGGCTCGGCCGGCTGAAGGACAGGGTGGCGCTCGTCACCGGTGGAGACAGCGGCATTGGCCGCGCGGTGTGCCTGGCCTTCGCTCGCGAGGGCGCCGACGTGGCCTTCGCCTACCTCAACGAGGATCCGGACGCCGAGGTGACCCGGCGTGTCGTGGAGGACTCGGGACACCAGGTGCTCTCCCTCAAGGGAGACCTCACCGATGAGAGCGTCTGCCGGCGCATCATCGAGGACACGGTGAAGCGTTTCGGCCGCATCGACGTGCTCGTCAACAACGCGGCCTTCCAGGGCGAGAAGGTGGAGAAGTTCGAGGAGCTCACGGCCGAGCGCATCGAGCGCGCCTTCCGCACCAACATCCTCGCGATGTTCCACCTGGTGCGCTACGCGCTGCCACACATGAAGCCCGGCTCCTCCATCATCAACGTGGCCTCCATCCAGGCCTACCAGCCGTCGCCGGGCATCCTCGACTACGCGGCCACGAAGGGCGCCATCGTCACCTTCACCAAGGGGCTGGCGCAGGAGCTCATCGAACGCGGCATCCGCGTCAACGCCGTGGCCCCGGGCCCCGTGTGGACGCCGCTCATCCCGCAGTCCTTCGATGCAGAGAAGGTGAAGAAGTTCGGCCAGCAGTCGCCCATGGGCCGGGCCGCGCAGCCGGTGGAGCTGTCGCCCTCGTTCGTGTTTCTCGCCTCGAACGAGTCGACCTACGTCAACGGTGAAATCCTCGGCGTCACCGGCGGTCAGGTGCTCGCCTGAGTGGTCGCATGCGTGGGCGCCGGGTCGCGTGACATGCCCGTGACCCGGCGCTCTCCTTTTCGTGGGGCCGAGCCTGAAGCGCGACCGCGGTAGGTTTTACCGCTTCCCAGTCCGGTGCTCCCCACGGCAGCTCGATAAACCACTGGAATCACAAGCGCTTGCGCCCGTGGCCCTGCTGGCACGCGGGATGCTCTATGTCCGTCGCGTAGAGGTAACGGGGCAGGACGGGGTGGTTGGGGCAGGGCGGGGCTGGAGCCTCGAGACGGTTGGGGTGGCTTTCAGGGCGGCGGGTAGGTCGGGGTTGGTGGTTGGGGGGATGGGGGGTTGGGGGGAAGCAGACGAGTCGGGGGACTCTTCGGGGGTAGTACGGGGACGTGAAGGGGAAGTGGGTCGGGGGGGCGCTGCTTGGGGGCGGCTCCTCCCCGATTCTTTTGGGCCGCTCGTCGCCTGCCGGGCCGTCCACGGAGCCGCCGTGCCGTATGGCATTGGGAGCGGAGTCTCGTTCACTTAATTGCAGATGCAATAGGGTTGCGTTAATTGTCGAGGCCATGCCCTTGCCCGCCACCCGTCAACCTCCTCCCTCCTTCGTCACCGTGGAGCAGGTCGCCGACCTGACCGCCATCTTCGAGGAGCACCTCAACGTCTGTGTCTGGGAGCGCCCGGCGGACGCGGTGCTGTCGTACTGGCTGGAGGAGGTGTGCGCTACGCACCGCTTCCTCCAGGTGCGGGAGACGCGCGTGGGAGACGCGGAGCTGGGCGGCGTGCTGGCCCCGTTGCCCGATTCACCGGGACGTGAGCGTTTCCGCCAGGAGTTGGCGGGGCTGGTGGAGCTGTACGCGGACCTCTTCGGTGCGGAGCGGGTGGGCGTGCGGCTGGGCACGTTGGATGCCCCCATGTGCCCCCGCTTCCATGTGGACCGGGTGGGCGTGCGGCTGCTGTGTACCTATACGGGTGCTGGCACCGAGTATCTCGACGAGGCGGATGTGCAGCACTCCCCGCTGGACGCGCGCCCGGGTGCCGTGACGCGGAGGATGGCTCCATTCGCCGTGGGGCTCCTCAAGGGAGAGGCCTGGCCCGGCAACGAGGGGCATGGCGCGGTGCACCGCTCGCCGCCCGGCTCCGAGCTCCGGCTGCTCCTCTCCCTGGACCTGCTCTAGACACACGCCGAGAGGTGCATGGGAGACCCGGGCAGCAGCGGTCTCCTCGTCTGGTGTAATCCCTCTATAAATGCGGCTCTGTTGCATGAGGCCTTTCCATGGGCTCTCTCGGAGCGCGTGGCTGCCTTTGGCGCCCAGGCCGTTGGACCGTAGGTCTTACCGTCTCCAGGGCGGGGCCTTCCCACCGCTACCCGATAAGCGCTTGAAATCACTGGCGCCTGCCCCTGGCTCACTGCTGGCACGGGGGATGCTTGGTATTCGCCGCGTAGACGTGACGGGGCAGGACGGGGAGTCGGGTAGGGCGGGTAGGTGGGAATGGGGTGGGGGGGTTGGGGATTTGGAGTTGCGTTGTGACTGGGGGCAGTACGACGGGTAGGTGCAGTCTTCGGGGGTAGTGCCAGGGGAACCACGTCGGGGGGGAGCTGCTGGGGGGCGGCTCCTCCCCGACTCTTTTTTTCGCGACACCCCGACCGTCACGCGGACGGACGCGCCAGCTTCCCCGGGAGCACGACGGTGAACTCCGTGTAGTGTCCCTCCTCGGACTCCACCCTCAGTTTTCCACCGAGTGCGACGATGATGTCGTGGCTGAGTGACAGGCCCAGCCCGGTTCCTTCACCCGCGGGCTTGGTGGTGAA contains:
- a CDS encoding glutathione S-transferase N-terminal domain-containing protein, encoding MSAAIEEFVRPVLIGRSSSHFTRVARIFAAEMRIDYSFRVVRDLMSSNPEDYGGNPALRIPVLQTSRGAWFGALNICRELWRRSSPRPRVIWPEDLDEPLLSNAQELVLQSMAAEVTLIMDKLAGIGDSSAHHAKMRKGLVNMMSWLEENARSALAVLPPQRDLSYLEVTLFCLVTHLEFREVLPTASYPELKKFCQQFSTRASIDETAYRFDSTP
- a CDS encoding carboxypeptidase-like regulatory domain-containing protein, which produces MRNPRALLLTLLGLTGCLPIPNRVPLHPDIQGRVIAQSDGRPITGAEIVMEIHSDREASFRTSTNETGEFHFARRTQLRAWVRLADAPMCSTRLTISVPGHEPWSCQWMSNPSSSWSGVEAIRGLVD
- a CDS encoding L,D-transpeptidase family protein, whose protein sequence is MTADSTGSSTPPIAALRNERFASQPDLTGVLAGKATLGTGAKGPGVRAVQQALADMGFSLHGGADGAFGPQSAKAVRNFQTHARSAFPEVQPTGVVDAATLRALDALAPAPGQRSQTQHLPAPRYKGTPVRVVVVKDEHRTYLFDPQGQLQGLFGNAVGARHTKTDSGLKKVTGKLNEAQAHALGKKLWGGPVFGPRLIDLSWADGSRSGEELHGTNAPAQLGQDVSHGCIRHDDAAILALYDALQVGDMVAIVDSVNDPHLGAAPTTPTEKPDLSGAVAARK
- a CDS encoding GNAT family N-acetyltransferase is translated as MSTETDPILYRETTPLLVPQVTLEGLAVRLEPLAMSHAPALAAVAEPDIFENFNTVLRTLQDMESYISDALEATARGVERPFVIIEKQTGSPVGSTRYLDIQRKHRTLEIGSTWLAKRVWRSRVNTECKYLLLRHAFEELKVMRVQLKTDRRNARSRAAIERLGARFEGILRQHMLVRGGVVRDTAYYGIIDGEWPEVKARLERMLAER
- a CDS encoding glycosyltransferase codes for the protein MAGRVLHLAAGNLYGGVETFLVTLARSPRRLEHRFALFFEGRLASELRAAGADVEVLGAARLGRPWTLVGPQLRLRRLLSTWRPDLVLSHSTWLKLVAAPALTGYRQALFVHGQMDRHNRLDALTARFPPRALLANSEFSAASASALMPRLTPLVAGCPVEDRTPKEPGVRQAVRQELGVAEATTVILQVSRMEPGKGHALLVEALARLERDGAWECWLVGGAQRPEEQSYLERLRAQVAERGLTERVRFLGQRSDIPRLLTGADVFCHPNVVPEGFGIVFIEAMYAGLPVLTTDIGGAREIVDEHCGARVQPRADAVTEVLARWVADPGVRQALGRAGRQRAERLCLPSIRVGLVEDTLERAMRS
- a CDS encoding SDR family oxidoreductase, with translation MAQKNPREAGPKPPLPGQEQSHPGLETEMTPEPDYGLTSYKGLGRLKDRVALVTGGDSGIGRAVCLAFAREGADVAFAYLNEDPDAEVTRRVVEDSGHQVLSLKGDLTDESVCRRIIEDTVKRFGRIDVLVNNAAFQGEKVEKFEELTAERIERAFRTNILAMFHLVRYALPHMKPGSSIINVASIQAYQPSPGILDYAATKGAIVTFTKGLAQELIERGIRVNAVAPGPVWTPLIPQSFDAEKVKKFGQQSPMGRAAQPVELSPSFVFLASNESTYVNGEILGVTGGQVLA
- a CDS encoding DUF1826 domain-containing protein, with amino-acid sequence MPLPATRQPPPSFVTVEQVADLTAIFEEHLNVCVWERPADAVLSYWLEEVCATHRFLQVRETRVGDAELGGVLAPLPDSPGRERFRQELAGLVELYADLFGAERVGVRLGTLDAPMCPRFHVDRVGVRLLCTYTGAGTEYLDEADVQHSPLDARPGAVTRRMAPFAVGLLKGEAWPGNEGHGAVHRSPPGSELRLLLSLDLL